The nucleotide sequence GTCGCGAGCACGGCGCTCACGTCGCCGACCTCCGAGCCGCTCAGCCACCGTACCAGGTCCACTGCGTGGATGCCCATGTCGAGCAAGGCACCGCCGCCCGCCCGATCCGCCCGCAAGAACCAGTCGCTCTCGGCCGGCCACGCGACGTACGGCCCCCGGTGGGCGAACCGAACGCGAAAGCTCAGGATGCGCCCGATCGCCCCCTCCCGCACCAGCCGGTGCACTTCCTGGTTGAACGCATAGAACCGGTGGGTAAACCCGACCATGAGCACGCGCCGGCTCGAACGGGCGGCCGCCACCATCGCGTCGGCATCTTCCGCCGTCAGGGCCATCGGCTTTTCGACCAGGACGTGCTTCCCCGCCTCGAGCGCCAGGAGCGCCTGCCGCGCATGAAGGTGGTTGGGTGTGCAGACCACCACCGCCTCGATCTCCGGGCGAGCCTCCAGCATCTCCTCCAGAGAGCCGTAAGCCGCCGGCACTCCGAACTCCTGCGCGACCGCTTCTGCTCTCTGCCGCTCGACGTCCGCCACTGCGGCCACTTCGGCGGCACCCGAACGCTTCACGGCCGCCAGGTGCGCCCTGCGAGCGATCGCTCCCGTGCCTACCACACCGAGTCGCACCAGATCTGTCGTCGCCATGGACCTCCGCGCACTCCCCTTCACCGTGACTGCAGCCACCGGGCGTATGCCCGGTACAGCGCCACCGAGCTCGGGTGGCCCGCCGTGGCCGGGCTGTCCGGCGGGTTCATCAGGCCAAGGTACTGGTAAGCGAGGATCCGGTCGACATAGCGGGACGCCGCGCTGAGCTGGGCGAGGATGCGCTCCCACGGCGCGGGCACCAGAGGGCTGCGGTATACTGGCCCCTCGAACCGGAAGAGTTCGACGTCGGCCCAAAGCGGCAGCCGTGCCCGGTCATGCAGCCTGCGCAGGCGCGCCCAGATGGCATCCAGTTCGTCGACCCGTGTCTTCTCGACTCCCACCTCGTCCTGGTAAGCGATGTAATCCACTTCGAGCGCTCGCAGCTGTTCGACGAAACGCCGGTCGTCCGCCACGGTACGGGTGCCGTAAGGGGCAATGAGGACCGGCTTGCCGGGAGCCGCCTGCCGGCAACGTTCCGCCATGGCTCGCGCGTAGAGGACGTACGCCTCCGGGAAGTGGCCCTGGATGGGAGCCTCGACCGGCAGGTACCATCCGGAGAACCCCCGGTGATGCCCGTACCGGCGGGCAAGCTCCAGGGGGACGTGCTGGCGGCCCAACTGTTCGCGAGGATCCTGCGAGGCAAAGTCGCCGGTATGCTCGCTGAAAAAGCCAACCCCGAGGAATACCCCAGCGCCGCTTTCATCCGCCGCTCGCAACACGGCCTCGATGGGGTCG is from Limnochorda sp. L945t and encodes:
- a CDS encoding Gfo/Idh/MocA family protein, whose product is MATTDLVRLGVVGTGAIARRAHLAAVKRSGAAEVAAVADVERQRAEAVAQEFGVPAAYGSLEEMLEARPEIEAVVVCTPNHLHARQALLALEAGKHVLVEKPMALTAEDADAMVAAARSSRRVLMVGFTHRFYAFNQEVHRLVREGAIGRILSFRVRFAHRGPYVAWPAESDWFLRADRAGGGALLDMGIHAVDLVRWLSGSEVGDVSAVLATVEPGGEVDRVAHLALRLQDGAIGTIEVGWSTHEGVMGYELYGTDGSIVVDYRTPVRLFVPGAAWQGLTGWLQPGLQAGDPFAEEHRYFARCVREGLTPEPDGVAGREALKVVLAAYASDRTGKRVAV
- a CDS encoding DUF4434 domain-containing protein, yielding MPLALSRRRLMQLAAAMAILPAVTEAKPMNEIRAIEGSWLDFHHPNPHDGDYWNGQTALFSCEQWQAKVNEMTAVGMRILVVTSVALRGEAFYPSEVMRKRWTPLACADPIEAVLRAADESGAGVFLGVGFFSEHTGDFASQDPREQLGRQHVPLELARRYGHHRGFSGWYLPVEAPIQGHFPEAYVLYARAMAERCRQAAPGKPVLIAPYGTRTVADDRRFVEQLRALEVDYIAYQDEVGVEKTRVDELDAIWARLRRLHDRARLPLWADVELFRFEGPVYRSPLVPAPWERILAQLSAASRYVDRILAYQYLGLMNPPDSPATAGHPSSVALYRAYARWLQSR